One part of the Mesorhizobium sp. M4B.F.Ca.ET.058.02.1.1 genome encodes these proteins:
- a CDS encoding DUF2161 family putative PD-(D/E)XK-type phosphodiesterase, translating into MQETSLYVPVKRFLESLDFTVKGEVGGCDVVGLRDGEPPVVVICELKLQFNLELVLQAVDRAAACDEVWLAALMSARGKGREHDRRFRALCRRLGFGLLGVGSKGEVELLLSPAAVPPRRDPRRRSRLMEEHRRRRGDPTAGGSTRAPIMTAYRQEALACAAAMADGPKRPRDLKAVSLRAANILLHNYYGWFARTERGIYALTEVGHVALQSQTMVEAG; encoded by the coding sequence ATGCAGGAAACGTCCCTATACGTCCCGGTGAAGCGGTTTCTCGAGAGCCTGGACTTTACCGTCAAGGGCGAAGTCGGCGGCTGCGACGTGGTCGGGCTGCGCGATGGCGAGCCGCCCGTGGTGGTCATCTGCGAACTGAAACTGCAGTTCAATCTGGAACTCGTGCTCCAGGCCGTCGACCGCGCGGCAGCCTGCGACGAGGTCTGGCTCGCCGCGCTCATGTCGGCGCGCGGCAAGGGGCGCGAGCACGACCGCCGCTTCCGCGCGCTGTGCCGCCGCCTCGGCTTCGGGCTGCTGGGGGTTGGCAGTAAGGGTGAGGTCGAGTTGCTGCTCAGTCCCGCCGCCGTGCCCCCGAGGCGTGATCCCCGGCGGCGTTCGCGCCTGATGGAGGAGCATCGGCGCCGGCGCGGCGACCCCACGGCCGGAGGCAGCACGCGCGCGCCGATTATGACCGCCTACCGGCAGGAGGCGCTGGCCTGCGCCGCCGCCATGGCCGACGGCCCGAAGCGACCGCGTGACCTGAAAGCCGTTTCGCTGCGCGCGGCCAACATATTGCTGCACAATTACTATGGCTGGTTTGCCAGAACGGAGCGCGGGATCTACGCGCTTACCGAGGTCGGCCACGTCGCCCTGCAGTCGCAAACGATGGTCGAGGCCGGCTGA
- a CDS encoding TIGR02300 family protein, with product MAKAELGTKRIDPETGRKFYDLNKDPIVSPYTGKSYPRSYFDEGKITALEEDEDVADKEVDAEDEEGAEVVSLEEADDEAKGGDDLPDLGDDEDDVDLGDDEDDTFLADEEEEDDDVADMIGVGDDDDEV from the coding sequence GTGGCAAAAGCTGAACTTGGCACCAAACGCATAGACCCGGAAACGGGTCGGAAATTCTATGACCTGAACAAGGACCCGATCGTCTCGCCCTACACCGGCAAGAGCTATCCGCGCTCCTATTTCGACGAAGGCAAGATCACCGCTCTCGAGGAGGACGAGGATGTCGCCGACAAGGAAGTGGACGCCGAGGACGAAGAGGGCGCCGAGGTCGTCTCGCTCGAAGAGGCTGATGACGAGGCCAAGGGCGGCGACGATCTTCCCGATCTCGGAGACGACGAGGACGATGTGGACCTCGGCGACGATGAGGACGACACCTTCCTTGCCGATGAAGAGGAAGAGGACGACGACGTTGCTGACATGATCGGCGTCGGCGACGACGACGACGAGGTCTGA
- the aroA gene encoding 3-phosphoshikimate 1-carboxyvinyltransferase, translating to MSHAAAPKPATARKSPALSGAARVPGDKSISHRSFMFGGLASGETRITGLLEGEDVMRTGAAMKAMGAHIEKRGAEWVIRGTGNGALLEPEGPLDFGNAGTGSRLTMGLVGTYDMETTFIGDASLSGRPMGRVLEPLRQMGVQVLKATPGDRMPITLRGPKHAAPITYRVPMASAQVKSAVLLAGLNTPGITTVIEPVMTRDHTEKMLKGFGANLTVETDERGVRHIFIEGQGKLSGQTIAVPGDPSSAGFPLVAALIVPGSDIVIENVLMNPTRTGLLLTLQEMGGRIDILNPRNAGGEDVADLRVRSSELKGVVVPPERAPSMIDEYPVLAVAASFAEGETLMQGLEELRVKESDRLSAVANGLRLNGVDCTEGEATLAVRGRPGGKGLGRHPNGPDTTVKTHLDHRIAMSFLVMGLATEKPVTIDDANMIATSFPEFMGLMKGLGAEIG from the coding sequence ATGTCTCACGCTGCCGCTCCGAAACCGGCCACGGCCCGCAAATCTCCAGCCCTTTCCGGCGCCGCGCGGGTGCCGGGCGACAAGTCGATCTCGCACCGGTCCTTCATGTTCGGCGGTCTGGCCTCCGGCGAGACCCGCATCACCGGCCTGCTCGAAGGCGAGGACGTGATGCGCACGGGCGCCGCGATGAAGGCGATGGGCGCGCATATCGAGAAGCGCGGCGCCGAGTGGGTGATCCGCGGCACCGGCAACGGGGCGCTGCTCGAACCGGAAGGTCCGCTCGACTTCGGCAATGCCGGCACTGGCTCGCGGCTGACCATGGGTTTGGTCGGCACCTATGACATGGAAACGACCTTCATCGGCGATGCATCGCTATCCGGCCGGCCGATGGGCCGCGTGCTGGAGCCGCTGCGGCAGATGGGCGTGCAGGTGCTGAAGGCGACGCCTGGCGACCGCATGCCAATCACGCTGCGCGGCCCCAAGCACGCCGCCCCCATCACCTACCGGGTGCCGATGGCCTCGGCGCAGGTGAAGTCTGCGGTGCTGCTTGCGGGCTTGAACACGCCGGGCATCACCACGGTGATCGAGCCGGTGATGACGCGCGACCATACCGAAAAGATGCTGAAGGGCTTTGGCGCCAATCTGACGGTCGAAACCGACGAGCGCGGCGTACGCCACATCTTCATCGAGGGCCAGGGCAAGCTCAGCGGGCAGACGATCGCCGTTCCGGGCGATCCGTCCTCGGCCGGCTTCCCGCTGGTCGCGGCGCTCATCGTGCCGGGCTCGGACATCGTGATCGAGAACGTGCTGATGAACCCGACCCGCACCGGCCTGCTTTTGACGCTGCAGGAGATGGGCGGCCGGATCGACATCCTCAACCCGCGCAACGCCGGCGGCGAGGACGTCGCCGACCTGCGCGTGCGCTCATCCGAATTGAAGGGTGTCGTCGTCCCGCCGGAGCGGGCACCCTCGATGATCGACGAGTATCCGGTGCTGGCGGTTGCCGCGAGCTTCGCCGAGGGCGAGACGCTGATGCAGGGGCTGGAGGAATTGCGGGTCAAGGAATCCGACCGCCTGTCTGCCGTGGCCAACGGGCTGAGGCTCAACGGCGTCGACTGCACGGAGGGCGAAGCAACGCTTGCGGTACGCGGCAGGCCCGGCGGCAAGGGGCTGGGCAGACACCCCAACGGGCCGGACACGACGGTAAAGACGCATCTCGACCACCGCATCGCCATGAGTTTTCTGGTGATGGGCCTGGCGACC